A window from Salarias fasciatus chromosome 11, fSalaFa1.1, whole genome shotgun sequence encodes these proteins:
- the LOC115396655 gene encoding terminal nucleotidyltransferase 4A-like, translated as MDPRTAWIQPEQKGPANSLWMHIWETSQGFGVNSIVDNHFHQQRNLAVHNANSADSRGEFYPGAAPPPPLPGVAFGKLAKRDGGGERGSVRRKGSLSPSSSSLDSEAESSSPSGSSLQIDNLNVNEEAKQFLHYGDPGDGSVRQQCPPPPPPPRTAQQHCRSMQQSGGHTPTGMKNQHGNGRQHHSPGRRRPLSRANTFHGVPPALSPSPSPSLSSGCSGHCGDSCCCLWRTRRYSPDINGLHEEIVDFFNFMSPRPEEEAMRRDVVNRIESVIKDLWPTARVEIFGSFSTGLYLPTSDIDLVVFGKWNHPPLQQLEQALRKHNVAGPYPIKVLDKATVPIIKLTDHQTEVKVDISFNVETAVKAAQFIKSYLKKYTVLSPLIFVLKQFLLQRDLNEVFTGGISSYSLILMAISFLQLHPRIDTRRANINLGILLIEFFELYGRDFNYMKTGIQVKNGGAYLSKQDMMKAMMNGNRPSMLCIEDPIQPGNDVGRSSYGILQVKQVFDFAYMVLSHAVSPLARAYPNKDNNDSALGRIIKVSPEVLAYRDWTIKKWGAKQFAKMDHNDIEACEQDLARLMLVEDQRDSSSPTSAESQSPSPVFLPSPQHHSSSSSACSLCSSSGSDAESDSPPNNSTVIQLHPITLASVHSVIQLASDLRAAHPAGFIQTSPQVQMSLPEGVAVSSLPDCQFYHESPPSIGIVHRHTSHVTQVSQHTNSTSPAPSPLHQLYHPQVGGQHSHAYTVTSISNGSAETHKFGFKHNQGGGAHHQNPSQSTSSPQRRFAPQGHNVAPGFRNHQQQYSRNTWRRRKRDSLPAANQTR; from the exons ATGGATCCCAGGACCGCTTGGATCCAGCCGGAGCAGAAGGGACCTGCCAATTCCCTGTGGATGCACATTTGGGAAACCTCTCAGGGATTCGGGGTGAACTCCATCGTCGACAACCACTTTCACCAACAGCGCAACTTGGCCGTGCACAACGCAAACTCCGCGGACTCCCGGGGCGAGTTCTACCCcggagcggcgccgccgccgccgctgcccgggGTCGCGTTCGGGAAGCTGGCGAAGCGAGACGGAGGCGGAGAGAGGGGAAGCGTCCGGAGGAAGGGCTCGCtgtcgccgtcctcctcctcgctggacTCGGAGGCCGAGAGCTCGTCGCCCTCCGGCTCGTCTCTGCAGATCGACAATCTGAACGTGAATGAAGAGGCCAAGCAGTTCCTCCACTACGGCGATCCGGGCGACGGCAGCGTCCGGCAGCAGTGcccccctccgcctccgcctccccgCACCGCTCAGCAACACTGTCGCAGCATGCAACAATCCGGCGGCCACACCCCCACCGGGATGAAAAATCAGCATGGGAACGGCAGGCAGCACCACTCCCCCGGCCGCAGGAGGCCACTGAGCCGGGCCAACACTTTCCACGGCGTCCCCCCggccctgtccccgtccccgtccccgagCCTGtcctccggctgcagcggcCACTGTGgagactcctgctgctgcctgtggAGGACCAGGCGCTACAGTCCGGACATCAACGG tcttcatgAAGAAATAGTCGACTTTTTCAACTTCATGTCGCCGCGGCCTGAGGAGGAGGCCATGAGACGAGACGTTGTGAACAGAATAGAGAGCGTCATCAAGGACCTGTGGCCCACAGCCCGG GTGGAGATATTTGGCAGTTTCAGTACAGGACTTTATCTTCCAACGAG TGACATTGATCTGGTGGTGTTTGGGAAGTGGAACcatcctcctctgcagcagctggagcaagccctgagaaaacacaacgtgGCTGGGCCGTATCCCATTAAAGTCCTTGACAAAGCTACA GTGCCAATCATAAAGCTCACTGATCATCAAACGGAGGTGAAAGTCGACATCAGCTTTAACGTGGAGACGGCGGTCAAAGCAGCACAGTTCATCAAAAGCTACCTTAAA AAGTACACAGTTCTGTCACCTCTGATCTTCGTTCTGAAGCAGTTCTTGCTGCAGAGGGACTTGAATGAAGTCTTCACTGGAGGAATCAGCTCATACAGTCTGATCCTGATGGCCATTAGCTTCCTGCAG TTACATCCTCGGATCGACACTCGACGTGCCAACATCAACCTGGGCATCCTGCTGATAGAGTTTTTTGAACTGTATGGCCGTGATTTTAACTACATGAAAACCGGGATCCAGGTGAAGAATGGGGGCGCCTACCTGTCCAAGCAGGACATGATGAAAGCCATGATGAATGGAAACAGGCCCTCTATGCTCTGCATTGAAGATCCCATACAGCCAG GGAACGACGTCGGCAGGAGTTCTTATGGAATCCTCCAAGTGAAGCAAGTGTTTGACTTTGCCTACATGGTGCTGAGTCATGCTGTGTCCCCTCTTGCGCGTGCATATCCCAACAAAGACAACAATGACAG TGCATTAGGACGAATCATCAAAGTGAGCCCAGAGGTCCTGGCTTACAGAGACTGGACCATAAAGAAGTGGGGAGCCAAGCAGTTTGCTAAGATGGATCATAATG ACATCGAGGCCTGTGAACAGGACCTCGCCAGGCTGATGCTGGTGGAGGATCAGAGGGACAGCTCCTCCCCCACCAGTGCAGAGTCGCAGTCGCCGTCTCCAGTCTTCCTGCCCAGTCCTCAGCACcattcatcctcatcatccGCGTGCTCGCTGTGCTCCTCTTCTGGGAGTGATGCT GAGTCCGATTCTCCTCCAAACAACAGTACTGTTATCCAGCTTCACCCCATCACTCTGGCCTCGGTCCATTCAGTGATCCAGCTGGCTTCTGACCTGAGGGCCGCACATCCAGCAGGCTTCATCCAAACATCGCCTCAG gtccagatgtctcTACCGGAAGGAGTCGCCGTCTCCTCGCTCCCCGACTGCCAGTTCTACCACGAGTCTCCTCCTTCCATCGGTATTGTGCACCGTCACACTTCACACGTCACTCAAGTCTCCCAGCACACCAActccaccagccccgcccccagcccccTCCACCAGCTCTACCACCCTCAGGTAGGAGGGCAGCACAGCCACGCCTACACCGTGACATCCATTTCAAACGGCTCTGCCGAGACGCACAAATTTGGCTTCAAGCACAACCAAGGCGGCGGCGCGCACCACCAGAACCCCTCCCAGAGTACCTCCAGTCCCCAGCGAAGGTTCGCCCCCCAGGGCCACAACGTGGCGCCGGGCTTCAGGaaccaccagcagcagtacaGCCGCAACACGTGGCGGCGCCGGAAAAGGGACAGTCTTCCCGCTGCCAACCAGACCAGATGA